The following coding sequences lie in one Loxodonta africana isolate mLoxAfr1 chromosome X, mLoxAfr1.hap2, whole genome shotgun sequence genomic window:
- the LOC100673305 gene encoding melanoma-associated antigen B2-like, translated as MPRGHKSKLRGSEKRRQAKGDTHSVDGAQATVAQEERSPSSSSPFGGFPPSSPATAVPQGPQSIPPITTAAAGASGTRAAGGAEGQDEGGPSSSAAPAPTERSQRDPVTRRVSTLLQFLLYKYKMKEPITKAEMMKIINKRHKEHFPDILRRASVHLEVVFGLDLKEVDSKGQSYAVVSKFEISKEENFIGSRGFPKNGLLMPLLGMIYRNGDRATEEEMWAFLNVLGIYDGKWHFMFGEPRKLITKDLVQEKYLEYRQVPNSDPPCYEFLWGPRAHTEANKKKVLEFLAKISATDPSAFQALYEEIWRLKTREPQAENGPGLVLMPGQGPLSG; from the coding sequence ATGCCTCGTGGTCACAAGAGTAAGCTCCGTGGCAGTGAGAAACGTCGCCAGGCCAAAGGTGACACCCACAGTGTCGATGGTGCTCAGGCCACTGTAGCACAGGAGGAACGGTCcccttcttcttcctctccttttgGGGGGTTTCCCCCGAGCTCCCCTGCTACTGCCGTTCCCCAGGGGCCTCAGAGCATCCCGCCCATCACCACTGCTGCTGCCGGTGCTTCGGGCACAAGAGCTGCTGGAGGGGCCGAGGGCCAAGATGAGGGAGGTCCAAGTTCCTCTGCGGCCCCGGCCCCCACTGAGAGGTCTCAAAGAGACCCCGTAACCCGGAGGGTGAGCACGTTGTTGCAGTTCCTGCTGTACAAGTATAAAATGAAAGAGCCCATTACGaaggcagaaatgatgaagatcatcaaCAAAAGGCACAAGGAGCACTTCCCTGACATCCTGAGGAGAGCCTCTGTGCACCTGGAGGTGGTCTTTGGGCTTGACCTGAAGGAAGTCGACTCCAAAGGTCAATCCTATGCCGTTGTCAGCAAATTTGAGATCAGCAAGGAAGAGAATTTTATCGGTAGCCGGGGGTTTCCCAAGAATGGGCTCCTGATGCCTCTCCTGGGCATGATCTACAGGAATGGCGACCGGGCCACCGAGGAGGAGATGTGGGCATTCCTGAATGTGCTGGGGATCTACGATGGGAAGTGGCACTTCATGTTTGGGGAGCCCAGGAAGCTTATCACCAAAGATTTGGTGCAGGAAAAGTACCTGGAGTACCGGCAGGTGCCCAACAGTGATCCTCCATGCTACGAATTCCTGTGGGGTCCCAGAGCCCACACTGAAGCCAACAAGAAAAAAGTCCTGGAGTTTTTGGCCAAGATCAGTGCTACAGACCCCAGTGCCTTCCAAGCTCTGTATGAAGAAATTTGGAGATTGAAGACGAGAGAGCCACAGGCAGAGAATGGGCCTGGGCTGGTCCTAATGCCAGGGCAAGGGCCCCTTTCAGGGTGA